One Fuscovulum ytuae DNA segment encodes these proteins:
- a CDS encoding DnaA N-terminal domain-containing protein yields the protein MQIVRPVGRQAASRKYDLITALGVHACRGDKHFQRLVLRFITAIVARYNWQTDELSIGQRELAALWSVDERTVKREMAKLRALGWLVQKRAAVRGRVAIHGLDLGAILASTRPDWDAVGPDFVDRMAGPQSVSDQPAPNVVAFPGNAPATLPEDATVWERIQSRLAAEDPAAFNMWFRQLAQVGFAGGCLELAAPSRFHAAYVTTHHLIRLLAAARQQDGSIRIVKVSAE from the coding sequence ATGCAGATCGTCCGGCCTGTCGGCAGACAGGCGGCCTCTCGCAAATACGATCTGATCACCGCGCTTGGCGTTCATGCTTGCCGTGGGGACAAGCATTTTCAACGCCTCGTGCTGCGCTTCATCACAGCCATAGTCGCCCGCTACAACTGGCAGACAGATGAGCTTTCGATCGGCCAACGCGAACTCGCAGCCCTGTGGTCTGTGGACGAACGCACCGTGAAGCGCGAAATGGCAAAGCTTCGCGCGCTTGGCTGGCTTGTGCAAAAGCGCGCCGCGGTCCGGGGAAGGGTGGCGATCCATGGGCTAGACCTTGGTGCAATCCTTGCCAGCACCCGGCCCGACTGGGATGCCGTCGGCCCTGATTTTGTGGACAGAATGGCGGGTCCCCAGTCGGTCAGCGACCAACCTGCCCCTAATGTCGTGGCATTTCCTGGTAATGCTCCTGCCACCCTCCCCGAAGATGCAACCGTCTGGGAACGCATTCAATCCCGCCTTGCAGCCGAAGATCCCGCAGCCTTCAACATGTGGTTTCGGCAATTGGCGCAGGTCGGTTTCGCGGGCGGCTGCCTCGAACTCGCCGCTCCATCCCGCTTTCACGCGGCCTATGTAACCACCCATCATCTCATCCGCCTCCTCGCCGCAGCGCGACAACAGGACGGGTCCATCCGCATCGTCAAAGTTAGCGCCGAGTAA
- a CDS encoding FAD-dependent oxidoreductase yields the protein MPRDPRFDILFQPVKIGPKVVRNRFFQVPHASGMTNAAPHVRAAFRETKAEGGWAVVSTGACSIHPTSDDSPFPCATLWDEADLRSHALMTEAAHRHGALAAIELWHGGAAAVNRTTRHAPLSPSGIPWMATHVGFMSSARPKVMDAQDIRDLIRWHAEAAVMAERAGFDILYVYAGMGYLPYQFLLSDYNHRTDDYGGSVRNRVRLVEQLIDAVREATHGRCAVALRISMQELRARPSDIAPSEAHEVIGHLKDAPDLFDVKMDYSATDCAASRYTPEGSHEPVVDFLKTITDKPVVGVGRFTSPDTMVSMVKRGVLDLIGGARPSIADPFLPKKIEEGRVEDIRECIGCNLCISSWHDGVWVRCTQNPTAGEEWRRGWHPEIVRRDGKGQVLVVGAGPAGLEAALTLARRGHDVALADKARDFGGRLRWESRLPGLNQWHRVVDYRMGQLQKMPNVTLYPESDLSAQDVRDFGADHTVIATGARWLPYLCGANELPSGPIDAPRVYTPDDIAAGLVPEGPVAVFDYDNYYLGSAIAEHLAGQGRVVTYITTADTAAAWGFMTNEQPLVHQSFAKKNIALRTSEVVTGFDGETLLLSQIFSGEDRRIAARSLVIVGYRQGGSALYDSISGDAKPGSLHLTGDANAPGAIVHAVYQGHKTARELGLPLAQTQPRRDAPFAPRDFHLPEATE from the coding sequence ATGCCCCGCGACCCGCGCTTTGATATCCTGTTCCAACCAGTGAAAATCGGCCCAAAGGTCGTACGAAATCGTTTTTTTCAGGTCCCGCACGCTTCTGGCATGACGAACGCCGCGCCACATGTTCGCGCGGCTTTCCGCGAAACAAAGGCCGAGGGTGGCTGGGCAGTCGTGTCCACTGGGGCCTGTTCCATCCACCCCACATCAGATGACAGCCCTTTCCCCTGTGCCACGCTTTGGGATGAGGCGGACTTGCGATCCCACGCACTGATGACAGAGGCCGCTCATCGTCATGGCGCACTGGCCGCCATCGAACTCTGGCATGGTGGCGCGGCCGCCGTGAACCGCACCACCCGCCACGCACCCCTTTCCCCGTCGGGAATACCGTGGATGGCCACACATGTGGGTTTCATGTCCTCAGCCCGGCCAAAGGTGATGGATGCACAGGATATCCGCGACCTGATCCGCTGGCACGCCGAAGCGGCCGTTATGGCTGAACGCGCGGGGTTTGACATCCTGTATGTCTATGCGGGCATGGGATATTTGCCGTATCAATTCCTGCTGTCCGACTACAATCACCGCACGGATGACTATGGTGGGTCAGTCCGCAACCGCGTGCGTCTGGTCGAACAGTTGATTGACGCCGTGCGCGAAGCGACGCATGGCCGCTGCGCTGTTGCCTTGCGGATCTCGATGCAGGAACTCCGCGCGCGCCCCTCTGATATCGCCCCGTCCGAGGCGCATGAGGTGATCGGCCATCTTAAGGACGCGCCCGATCTGTTCGACGTAAAGATGGACTATTCCGCCACCGACTGCGCCGCCAGCCGCTACACACCCGAGGGCAGCCATGAACCCGTGGTCGATTTCCTCAAGACGATCACCGACAAGCCCGTCGTGGGCGTAGGGCGGTTCACCAGCCCTGACACGATGGTGTCGATGGTCAAACGGGGGGTGCTCGATCTGATCGGCGGCGCACGACCCTCCATCGCCGACCCGTTCCTTCCCAAGAAAATCGAAGAAGGCCGGGTGGAGGACATCCGCGAATGCATAGGCTGCAATCTCTGCATCTCAAGCTGGCATGACGGTGTCTGGGTCCGCTGCACCCAAAACCCCACCGCGGGCGAAGAATGGCGGCGCGGCTGGCATCCCGAAATCGTGCGTCGCGACGGCAAGGGTCAGGTTCTTGTGGTCGGTGCCGGGCCCGCAGGGCTTGAGGCGGCGCTGACCTTGGCCCGGCGGGGCCATGATGTGGCGCTGGCCGACAAGGCGCGCGACTTCGGCGGTCGCCTGCGCTGGGAAAGCCGACTGCCGGGCTTGAACCAATGGCACCGCGTGGTCGACTACCGCATGGGCCAGTTGCAAAAGATGCCGAACGTGACGCTCTATCCTGAAAGCGATCTTTCGGCGCAGGATGTGCGCGACTTCGGGGCTGATCACACAGTCATCGCAACTGGCGCGCGCTGGCTACCGTATCTCTGCGGGGCGAATGAGCTGCCTTCGGGTCCGATTGATGCACCCCGCGTATACACGCCGGACGACATCGCAGCCGGGCTTGTTCCCGAAGGCCCCGTCGCGGTGTTTGACTATGACAACTACTATCTGGGATCAGCGATTGCCGAACATCTGGCAGGGCAGGGCAGGGTGGTGACTTATATCACCACCGCGGACACAGCCGCCGCTTGGGGCTTCATGACCAACGAACAGCCCCTCGTCCACCAGTCTTTCGCCAAGAAAAACATCGCCCTGCGCACCTCAGAGGTGGTCACAGGCTTTGACGGTGAAACCCTTCTTCTGTCGCAGATATTCAGCGGCGAAGACCGCCGCATCGCGGCCCGTTCCCTTGTCATCGTGGGGTACCGGCAGGGTGGCAGCGCCTTGTATGACAGCATTTCGGGCGATGCCAAACCCGGTTCACTTCACCTGACGGGCGATGCCAATGCGCCGGGAGCCATCGTTCACGCCGTCTATCAGGGACACAAGACGGCCCGTGAACTCGGCCTGCCATTGGCACAAACCCAACCCCGTCGTGATGCCCCCTTTGCGCCCCGCGACTTTCACCTGCCGGAGGCCACCGAATGA